A stretch of the Neodiprion lecontei isolate iyNeoLeco1 chromosome 4, iyNeoLeco1.1, whole genome shotgun sequence genome encodes the following:
- the LOC107226413 gene encoding GATOR complex protein Iml1 isoform X2 gives MKLFKLIVHQKNFSGEDLIINPKDYPGIKKGDIVEIFHPEDEFSRLLLQITAFKEDLQGRETVSVENNIATTFQLRTFADVYMNIVNPDDVALDSVELTFKDQYMGRSEMWRLKNCLVNTCVYLNKKIEFCGGSIRCQVHEMWSQGDRVACGVITDDTKVVFRSSTSMVYLFIQMSSEMWDFDIHGDLYFEKAVNGFLADLFQKWKKNGSNHEVTIVLFSRTFYNATSLEEFPNHMRECLQHDYRGRFYEDFYRVAVQNERYEDWSNILVQLRKLFTDYQKIVLEYHQRPGIVMPKAINSTAAQGNFLEVLNMSLNVFEKHYLDRSFDRTGQLSVVITPGVGVFEVDRELTNVTKQRIIDNGVGSDLVCVGEQPLHAVPLLKFHNKDTSINAADDYSMPHWINLSFYSTNKKIPYSTFIPRIKLPPKISKPPSECGKLPNKTKLLQEDGSECLRNTLFDYDAYDAQVFQLPPVHTASLQRVSTRTKKTSVACMETHSNSQALKLLKRKMSDPDIHHPPPDTHSSPTVASRSAAISIPHRADDLISVNSNGEVNSKPRISLIDDHGDVEISPPFRPVVGSAGSPTNSVTQPNNIRPGRALINPFDPSHVTIKLTSNRRRWTHIFPKGPTGVLIQQHHYQAVPTQSSPEQLSDTMSILSSSPNEHSIASINAQSTCQIPRSASQIGFQDHMKGKAMRLNFPLNSVDKTGHIGPPTTNNKSLTLLWGATGEQEWTPALTTANIGVDWRSLTIPACLPITTDYFPDKRSLQNDYVVSDYNLLPDDVNADFAQLRAIYKKPLNTAEVFKELVSQRLAQGFQLIILPPANKTQATTPGSKPPVPLSSLMRGMQVESEPKEEYLLSIGRIFHKISLCGNSITVTRYRPRHPYPPFNIHYRYRFHAPHHDTYEVSWVSFTTEKLENYNWNYLDHYICTRGDTDFSLVEALKYWRFRVFLLPLNTPATRRILDGSVHCDIYSPATSAEQANFMEGFLRFIETWLNRIRRPNANKNWSPATLVGVPPRDPASHLTRRRHSTSLIFLTNQTSLVGSSPFRERLGSNRLPEKPRPRSGSKVMDRGRVSPASEAVLPHSPELQQQQDHSECSEDSINAEVSKIKSSASNAEILEAMKQPHTGIGFLTQHPSLPSLTFVSAEAVQWLNNHIEGGVTVEKAIIIMEGMIRERLICHASGSFKKPFILGFYLYHIVQDKDGQKDREYFPPLGDLRSFENEWVEVEMKVPKGWCEPTAPTQISNISSPISIPSCDIIDESSVPVFLRDDSDLVFVTEDRERTAPVSPYKHTHLDIDINNKSDRIEWGHLRYQSLFKTDYSYELVVQWVASSGSIVADLIFGWQRKAQLCGIQMVPIPSDLLALPFTLKSDPLRGPIFIPLHTECLMTNKPYLFDEFREDTYTQRLFLFQEAIVQRFGFVPCLVEGTENDHQYVHVTGNAFILVPSTSCIRARPRTDTNIIRRITGQKRYPVHPDQSSPHEAYITRHVSGKNKDDYSMDRRVGFLWSWNHMVSRKWKSLSTSATGDELFQKKIIQDFRNFCSNADNRLRQYWESCWELKEKTCSRTE, from the exons ATGAAGCTGTTCAAGTTGATCGTTCATCAGAAGAACTTTAGTGGGGAGGATTTGATTATAAATCCCAAAGATTATCCGGGAATAAAGAAAGGCGATATCGTTGAGATATTTCATCCGGAAGATGAATTCAGTCGTTTGCTTCTGCAGATCACCGCCTTCAAGGAGGATCTACAAGGCAGAGAAACCGTCAGTGTTGAAAATAACATTGCGACCACTTTTCAACTTAGAACATTCGCTGATGTTTACATGAATATTGTCAATCCCGACGATGTCGCCTTGGATTCTGTCGAGCTTACCTTCAAGGACCAATATATGGGGCGTAGTGAGATGtggagattgaaaaattgtctg GTCAACACGTGCGTGTATTTAAATAAGAAGATCGAATTCTGCGGAGGAAGCATTAGGTGCCAAGTACACGAAATGTGGTCCCAGGGGGATCGAGTTGCCTGTGGCGTGATAACTGACGATACAAAG GTGGTCTTCCGTTCGTCGACAAGCATGGTATACCTGTTTATCCAAATGAGTTCCGAAATGTGGGACTTTGATATTCATGGAGACTTGTATTTTGAGAAAGCAGTAAATGGGTTTTTAGCTGATCTTTTTCAAAAGTGGAAGAAAAACGGTAGCAACCATGAAGTGACGATAGTTTTATTCTCACGAACATTTTATAACGCGACAAGCCTTGAAGAATTTCCCAATCACATGAGAGAGTGCTTGCAGCACGATTATCGGGGTAGATTCTACGAAGATTTTTATAG AGTTGCTGTACAAAATGAGAGATACGAAGACTGGAGCAATATATTAGTTCAATTGCGAAAACTGTTTACcgattatcaaaaaattgtcCTCGAATATCACCAACGGCCTGGAATTGTTATGCCAAAAGCCATAAACTCAACAGCTGCTCAAGGGAATTTCTTAGAAGTTCTGAATATGTCCTTGAACG TTTTCGAAAAACACTACCTGGATCGCAGTTTTGATCGAACCGGGCAGCTTTCTGTGGTTATCACTCCGGGGGTTGGAGTATTCGAAGTTGATAGAGAATTGACCAACGTTACTAAACAAAGAATCATTGATAATGGTGTGGGTAGTGACTTGGTTTGCGTGGGAGAACAGCCGCTGCACGCAGTTCCTTTGTTAAAG TTCCATAACAAAGATACGTCGATAAATGCTGCAGACGACTACAGCATGCCGCATTGGATAAATCTCAGTTTCTATtcgacaaacaaaaaaataccttACTCAACCTTCATACCTCGCATCAAGTTACCACCTAAAATATCAAAACCACCGTCAGAGTGTGGAAAATTGCCAAACAAGACAAAGCTTCTGCAGGAAGATGGCAGCGAATGTCTGCGTAATACACTGTTCGACTATGATGCCTACGATGCTCAGGTTTTCCAGTTACCACCTGTTCATACTGCTAg CTTGCAGAGAGTATCGACTAGAACAAAGAAAACTAGTGTAGCCTGCATGGAAACGCACAGCAATTCCCAGGCTCTTAAATTGTTGAAAAGAAAGATGTCGGATCCTGATATACATCATCCACCTCCCGATACTCATTCTTCCCCAACGGTTGCCTCCCGCAGTGCAGCAATTTCGATTCCTCATCGAGCGGACGATTTGATAAGTGTCAACTCTAACGGAGAAGTTAATT CAAAACCAAGAATATCTTTAATTGATGACCATGGAGATGTGGAGATATCACCTCCGTTCAGACCAGTCGTCGGTAGTGCTGGAAGTCCTACCAATTCCGTTACTCAACCCAACAACATTAGGCCAGGAAGAGCTCTGATCAATCCATTTGACCCGTCTCACGTAACGATAAAGTTGACAAGTAACAGGCGAAGATGGACTCACATTTTTCCGAAAG GACCTACGGGTGTGCTTATACAACAACACCACTACCAAGCTGTGCCTACGCAGTCTAGTCCCGAACAACTTAGCGACACAATGTCCATACTCAGCAGTTCTCCTAACGAGCACAGCATCGCGTCCATTAACGCTCAGAGTACTTGTCAAATTCCGAGGTCTGCGTCACAAATTGGATTTCAAGATC ACATGAAAGGAAAGGCTATGCGGCTCAATTTCCCGTTAAATTCGGTCGATAAAACTGGGCATATTGGACCCCCAACCACTAATAACAAAAGTTTGACGCTATTATGGGGTGCGACTGGTGAACAAGAATGGACTCCAGCTCTAACAACAG CGAACATAG GTGTCGATTGGAGATCATTAACTATCCCAGCTTGCCTCCCTATTACAACGGATTACTTTCCAGATAAAAGAAGTTTACAGAACGATTACGTCGTCTCAGACTACAACTTGTTACCCGATGACGTAAATGCAGACTTTGCACAACTTAGAGCAATATACAAAAAACCACTTAACACAGCTGAGGTTTTCAAAGAACTTGTTTCTCAGCGTTTAGCTCAG ggATTTCAATTGATAATTTTACCACCAGCCAATAAAACGCAAGCAACAACACCCGGCAGTAAACCTCCAGTTCCGCTAAGCTCGTTGATGCGTGGGATGCAGGTCGAGTCAGAGCCGAAAGAAGAATACTTACTTAGTATTGgcagaatttttcacaaaatatcaCTTTGCGGAAATTCTATAACGGTCACACGTTACAGACCGAG ACATCCCTATCCTCCATTTAACATACACTATCGATATCGTTTTCACGCTCCTCATCACGACACTTACGAAGTATCGTGGGTTTCCTTCACAACTGAAAAGCTGGAAAATTACAACTGGAATTATTTGGACCATTATATTTGTACTAGAGGtgatacagatttttcattagTCGAG GCACTCAAATATTGGCGTTTTAGAGTATTTCTGCTCCCTCTGAATACTCCTGCCACTCGTCGCATCTTGGATGGTTCGGTACATTGTGACATATACTCACCAGCTACTTCCGCAGAGCAAGCCAACTTTATGGAAGGATTCTTACGATTTATCGAGACGTGGTTGAACAGAATTCGCCGTCCCAACGCGAATAAAAATTGG AGCCCGGCAACTCTAGTTGGAGTTCCCCCGAGAGATCCTGCCTCCCACTTGACAAGGCGCAGGCACAGCACGAGCCTGATATTCCTCACTAACCAG ACAAGTCTTGTTGGCAGCTCTCCGTTCAGAGAGAGACTTGGGAGCAACCGCCTGCCTGAAAAACCGAGACCCAG ATCGGGCTCAAAAGTAATGGACAGAGGCAGAGTGTCGCCTGCGAGCGAGGCCGTCCTACCACACTCTCCGGAgctacaacaacaacaagatCACTCAGAATGTAGTGAAGACAG CATAAATGCCGAAGTGAGCAAGATTAAAAGCAGCGCCTCTAACGCAGAGATACTTGAGGCAATGAAGCAACCGCATACTGGAATAGGATTTTTAACTCAACATCCGTCATTGCCAAGCCTGACATTTGTCAGCGCAGAAGCTGTCCAATGGTTGAACAATCACATCGAGGGTGGCGTCACAGTTGAAAAAGCAATTATTATAATGGAG GGAATGATTCGAGAGAGGCTGATATGCCATGCATCTGGAAGTTTCAAGAAACCATTCATTCTAGGATTTTACCTCTATCATATAGTGCAAGACAAGGATGGTCAGAAAG ACAGGGAATACTTTCCACCCTTAGGTGATCTTCGGAGTTTTGAGAATGAATGGGTTGAAGTTGAGATGAAAGTGCCAAAAGGGTGGTGCGAACCCACTGCTCCAACGCAAATTTCAAACATATCATCACCTATATCTATACCCAGTTGCGATATCATAGACGAATCGAGTGTTCCTGTTTTTCTGCGTGACGACTCGGATCTTGTATTCGTGACGGAGGATCGTGAACGGACTG CGCCAGTTTCTCCTTACAAGCACACTCATCTTGATATAGACATAAACAATAAAAGCGATAGAATAGAATGGGGACACCTCAGATATCAGTCATTATTCAAGACGGACTATTCTTACGAATTGGTTGTCCAGTGGGTCGCATCCTCGGGGAGTATAGTTGCTGACCTT ATATTCGGGTGGCAACGAAAGGCGCAATTGTGTGGAATACAAATGGTTCCGATACCCAGTGATTTGCTTGCGCTACCTTTCACTCTGAAAAGTGATCCTCTTCGGGGCCCAATCTTCATACCTCTACACACGGAATGTTTGATGACCAACAAACCGTATCTATTCGATg AGTTTCGGGAAGACACCTACActcaacggttgttcctcttCCAAGAAGCCATAGTGCAAAGGTTCGGTTTTGTACCGTGTCTGGTGGAGGGCACTGAAAATGATCATCAATACGTCCACGTTACTGGCAATGCATTTATTCTCGTACCGTCGACATCTTGTATTCGAGCCAGACCACGAACGGATACGAATATAATCAGACGGATAACGGGCCAGAAACGATATCCAGTCCATCCTGATCAATCTAGTCCGCACGAAGCATATATTACAAGGCATGTCAGTGGGAAGAATAAAGATGACTACAGTATGGACAGGAGG gtTGGCTTTTTGTGGTCATGGAATCATATGGTCAGTCGCAAGTGGAAATCGTTATCAACATCAGCGACCGGGGATGagttgtttcaaaaaaaaattattcaagattTTAGAAACTTTTGTTCGAATGCGGACAACAGATTAAGACAGTACTGGGAGTCATGCTGGGAACTCAAAGAGAAAACGTGTTCCCGAACCGAGTAA
- the LOC107226413 gene encoding GATOR complex protein Iml1 isoform X1, translating into MKLFKLIVHQKNFSGEDLIINPKDYPGIKKGDIVEIFHPEDEFSRLLLQITAFKEDLQGRETVSVENNIATTFQLRTFADVYMNIVNPDDVALDSVELTFKDQYMGRSEMWRLKNCLVNTCVYLNKKIEFCGGSIRCQVHEMWSQGDRVACGVITDDTKVVFRSSTSMVYLFIQMSSEMWDFDIHGDLYFEKAVNGFLADLFQKWKKNGSNHEVTIVLFSRTFYNATSLEEFPNHMRECLQHDYRGRFYEDFYRVAVQNERYEDWSNILVQLRKLFTDYQKIVLEYHQRPGIVMPKAINSTAAQGNFLEVLNMSLNVFEKHYLDRSFDRTGQLSVVITPGVGVFEVDRELTNVTKQRIIDNGVGSDLVCVGEQPLHAVPLLKFHNKDTSINAADDYSMPHWINLSFYSTNKKIPYSTFIPRIKLPPKISKPPSECGKLPNKTKLLQEDGSECLRNTLFDYDAYDAQVFQLPPVHTASLQRVSTRTKKTSVACMETHSNSQALKLLKRKMSDPDIHHPPPDTHSSPTVASRSAAISIPHRADDLISVNSNGEVNSKPRISLIDDHGDVEISPPFRPVVGSAGSPTNSVTQPNNIRPGRALINPFDPSHVTIKLTSNRRRWTHIFPKGPTGVLIQQHHYQAVPTQSSPEQLSDTMSILSSSPNEHSIASINAQSTCQIPRSASQIGFQDHMKGKAMRLNFPLNSVDKTGHIGPPTTNNKSLTLLWGATGEQEWTPALTTANIGVDWRSLTIPACLPITTDYFPDKRSLQNDYVVSDYNLLPDDVNADFAQLRAIYKKPLNTAEVFKELVSQRLAQGFQLIILPPANKTQATTPGSKPPVPLSSLMRGMQVESEPKEEYLLSIGRIFHKISLCGNSITVTRYRPRHPYPPFNIHYRYRFHAPHHDTYEVSWVSFTTEKLENYNWNYLDHYICTRGDTDFSLVEALKYWRFRVFLLPLNTPATRRILDGSVHCDIYSPATSAEQANFMEGFLRFIETWLNRIRRPNANKNWHDMFQSPATLVGVPPRDPASHLTRRRHSTSLIFLTNQTSLVGSSPFRERLGSNRLPEKPRPRSGSKVMDRGRVSPASEAVLPHSPELQQQQDHSECSEDSINAEVSKIKSSASNAEILEAMKQPHTGIGFLTQHPSLPSLTFVSAEAVQWLNNHIEGGVTVEKAIIIMEGMIRERLICHASGSFKKPFILGFYLYHIVQDKDGQKDREYFPPLGDLRSFENEWVEVEMKVPKGWCEPTAPTQISNISSPISIPSCDIIDESSVPVFLRDDSDLVFVTEDRERTAPVSPYKHTHLDIDINNKSDRIEWGHLRYQSLFKTDYSYELVVQWVASSGSIVADLIFGWQRKAQLCGIQMVPIPSDLLALPFTLKSDPLRGPIFIPLHTECLMTNKPYLFDEFREDTYTQRLFLFQEAIVQRFGFVPCLVEGTENDHQYVHVTGNAFILVPSTSCIRARPRTDTNIIRRITGQKRYPVHPDQSSPHEAYITRHVSGKNKDDYSMDRRVGFLWSWNHMVSRKWKSLSTSATGDELFQKKIIQDFRNFCSNADNRLRQYWESCWELKEKTCSRTE; encoded by the exons ATGAAGCTGTTCAAGTTGATCGTTCATCAGAAGAACTTTAGTGGGGAGGATTTGATTATAAATCCCAAAGATTATCCGGGAATAAAGAAAGGCGATATCGTTGAGATATTTCATCCGGAAGATGAATTCAGTCGTTTGCTTCTGCAGATCACCGCCTTCAAGGAGGATCTACAAGGCAGAGAAACCGTCAGTGTTGAAAATAACATTGCGACCACTTTTCAACTTAGAACATTCGCTGATGTTTACATGAATATTGTCAATCCCGACGATGTCGCCTTGGATTCTGTCGAGCTTACCTTCAAGGACCAATATATGGGGCGTAGTGAGATGtggagattgaaaaattgtctg GTCAACACGTGCGTGTATTTAAATAAGAAGATCGAATTCTGCGGAGGAAGCATTAGGTGCCAAGTACACGAAATGTGGTCCCAGGGGGATCGAGTTGCCTGTGGCGTGATAACTGACGATACAAAG GTGGTCTTCCGTTCGTCGACAAGCATGGTATACCTGTTTATCCAAATGAGTTCCGAAATGTGGGACTTTGATATTCATGGAGACTTGTATTTTGAGAAAGCAGTAAATGGGTTTTTAGCTGATCTTTTTCAAAAGTGGAAGAAAAACGGTAGCAACCATGAAGTGACGATAGTTTTATTCTCACGAACATTTTATAACGCGACAAGCCTTGAAGAATTTCCCAATCACATGAGAGAGTGCTTGCAGCACGATTATCGGGGTAGATTCTACGAAGATTTTTATAG AGTTGCTGTACAAAATGAGAGATACGAAGACTGGAGCAATATATTAGTTCAATTGCGAAAACTGTTTACcgattatcaaaaaattgtcCTCGAATATCACCAACGGCCTGGAATTGTTATGCCAAAAGCCATAAACTCAACAGCTGCTCAAGGGAATTTCTTAGAAGTTCTGAATATGTCCTTGAACG TTTTCGAAAAACACTACCTGGATCGCAGTTTTGATCGAACCGGGCAGCTTTCTGTGGTTATCACTCCGGGGGTTGGAGTATTCGAAGTTGATAGAGAATTGACCAACGTTACTAAACAAAGAATCATTGATAATGGTGTGGGTAGTGACTTGGTTTGCGTGGGAGAACAGCCGCTGCACGCAGTTCCTTTGTTAAAG TTCCATAACAAAGATACGTCGATAAATGCTGCAGACGACTACAGCATGCCGCATTGGATAAATCTCAGTTTCTATtcgacaaacaaaaaaataccttACTCAACCTTCATACCTCGCATCAAGTTACCACCTAAAATATCAAAACCACCGTCAGAGTGTGGAAAATTGCCAAACAAGACAAAGCTTCTGCAGGAAGATGGCAGCGAATGTCTGCGTAATACACTGTTCGACTATGATGCCTACGATGCTCAGGTTTTCCAGTTACCACCTGTTCATACTGCTAg CTTGCAGAGAGTATCGACTAGAACAAAGAAAACTAGTGTAGCCTGCATGGAAACGCACAGCAATTCCCAGGCTCTTAAATTGTTGAAAAGAAAGATGTCGGATCCTGATATACATCATCCACCTCCCGATACTCATTCTTCCCCAACGGTTGCCTCCCGCAGTGCAGCAATTTCGATTCCTCATCGAGCGGACGATTTGATAAGTGTCAACTCTAACGGAGAAGTTAATT CAAAACCAAGAATATCTTTAATTGATGACCATGGAGATGTGGAGATATCACCTCCGTTCAGACCAGTCGTCGGTAGTGCTGGAAGTCCTACCAATTCCGTTACTCAACCCAACAACATTAGGCCAGGAAGAGCTCTGATCAATCCATTTGACCCGTCTCACGTAACGATAAAGTTGACAAGTAACAGGCGAAGATGGACTCACATTTTTCCGAAAG GACCTACGGGTGTGCTTATACAACAACACCACTACCAAGCTGTGCCTACGCAGTCTAGTCCCGAACAACTTAGCGACACAATGTCCATACTCAGCAGTTCTCCTAACGAGCACAGCATCGCGTCCATTAACGCTCAGAGTACTTGTCAAATTCCGAGGTCTGCGTCACAAATTGGATTTCAAGATC ACATGAAAGGAAAGGCTATGCGGCTCAATTTCCCGTTAAATTCGGTCGATAAAACTGGGCATATTGGACCCCCAACCACTAATAACAAAAGTTTGACGCTATTATGGGGTGCGACTGGTGAACAAGAATGGACTCCAGCTCTAACAACAG CGAACATAG GTGTCGATTGGAGATCATTAACTATCCCAGCTTGCCTCCCTATTACAACGGATTACTTTCCAGATAAAAGAAGTTTACAGAACGATTACGTCGTCTCAGACTACAACTTGTTACCCGATGACGTAAATGCAGACTTTGCACAACTTAGAGCAATATACAAAAAACCACTTAACACAGCTGAGGTTTTCAAAGAACTTGTTTCTCAGCGTTTAGCTCAG ggATTTCAATTGATAATTTTACCACCAGCCAATAAAACGCAAGCAACAACACCCGGCAGTAAACCTCCAGTTCCGCTAAGCTCGTTGATGCGTGGGATGCAGGTCGAGTCAGAGCCGAAAGAAGAATACTTACTTAGTATTGgcagaatttttcacaaaatatcaCTTTGCGGAAATTCTATAACGGTCACACGTTACAGACCGAG ACATCCCTATCCTCCATTTAACATACACTATCGATATCGTTTTCACGCTCCTCATCACGACACTTACGAAGTATCGTGGGTTTCCTTCACAACTGAAAAGCTGGAAAATTACAACTGGAATTATTTGGACCATTATATTTGTACTAGAGGtgatacagatttttcattagTCGAG GCACTCAAATATTGGCGTTTTAGAGTATTTCTGCTCCCTCTGAATACTCCTGCCACTCGTCGCATCTTGGATGGTTCGGTACATTGTGACATATACTCACCAGCTACTTCCGCAGAGCAAGCCAACTTTATGGAAGGATTCTTACGATTTATCGAGACGTGGTTGAACAGAATTCGCCGTCCCAACGCGAATAAAAATTGG CATGATATGTTTCAGAGCCCGGCAACTCTAGTTGGAGTTCCCCCGAGAGATCCTGCCTCCCACTTGACAAGGCGCAGGCACAGCACGAGCCTGATATTCCTCACTAACCAG ACAAGTCTTGTTGGCAGCTCTCCGTTCAGAGAGAGACTTGGGAGCAACCGCCTGCCTGAAAAACCGAGACCCAG ATCGGGCTCAAAAGTAATGGACAGAGGCAGAGTGTCGCCTGCGAGCGAGGCCGTCCTACCACACTCTCCGGAgctacaacaacaacaagatCACTCAGAATGTAGTGAAGACAG CATAAATGCCGAAGTGAGCAAGATTAAAAGCAGCGCCTCTAACGCAGAGATACTTGAGGCAATGAAGCAACCGCATACTGGAATAGGATTTTTAACTCAACATCCGTCATTGCCAAGCCTGACATTTGTCAGCGCAGAAGCTGTCCAATGGTTGAACAATCACATCGAGGGTGGCGTCACAGTTGAAAAAGCAATTATTATAATGGAG GGAATGATTCGAGAGAGGCTGATATGCCATGCATCTGGAAGTTTCAAGAAACCATTCATTCTAGGATTTTACCTCTATCATATAGTGCAAGACAAGGATGGTCAGAAAG ACAGGGAATACTTTCCACCCTTAGGTGATCTTCGGAGTTTTGAGAATGAATGGGTTGAAGTTGAGATGAAAGTGCCAAAAGGGTGGTGCGAACCCACTGCTCCAACGCAAATTTCAAACATATCATCACCTATATCTATACCCAGTTGCGATATCATAGACGAATCGAGTGTTCCTGTTTTTCTGCGTGACGACTCGGATCTTGTATTCGTGACGGAGGATCGTGAACGGACTG CGCCAGTTTCTCCTTACAAGCACACTCATCTTGATATAGACATAAACAATAAAAGCGATAGAATAGAATGGGGACACCTCAGATATCAGTCATTATTCAAGACGGACTATTCTTACGAATTGGTTGTCCAGTGGGTCGCATCCTCGGGGAGTATAGTTGCTGACCTT ATATTCGGGTGGCAACGAAAGGCGCAATTGTGTGGAATACAAATGGTTCCGATACCCAGTGATTTGCTTGCGCTACCTTTCACTCTGAAAAGTGATCCTCTTCGGGGCCCAATCTTCATACCTCTACACACGGAATGTTTGATGACCAACAAACCGTATCTATTCGATg AGTTTCGGGAAGACACCTACActcaacggttgttcctcttCCAAGAAGCCATAGTGCAAAGGTTCGGTTTTGTACCGTGTCTGGTGGAGGGCACTGAAAATGATCATCAATACGTCCACGTTACTGGCAATGCATTTATTCTCGTACCGTCGACATCTTGTATTCGAGCCAGACCACGAACGGATACGAATATAATCAGACGGATAACGGGCCAGAAACGATATCCAGTCCATCCTGATCAATCTAGTCCGCACGAAGCATATATTACAAGGCATGTCAGTGGGAAGAATAAAGATGACTACAGTATGGACAGGAGG gtTGGCTTTTTGTGGTCATGGAATCATATGGTCAGTCGCAAGTGGAAATCGTTATCAACATCAGCGACCGGGGATGagttgtttcaaaaaaaaattattcaagattTTAGAAACTTTTGTTCGAATGCGGACAACAGATTAAGACAGTACTGGGAGTCATGCTGGGAACTCAAAGAGAAAACGTGTTCCCGAACCGAGTAA